In Lacinutrix sp. Bg11-31, the DNA window ATCTAAACCTAAATCTCTAACAGATTCTCCAACTTGCATTTTTTGCAGTATTCGAATAATTTTCTTTCCGAAAATTGTAGAAAACAACAAAGACAAAATGATTGCCAATGCAGCACGAAACGTGATGAATTGAAACACACTCGCTCCTGTTAATTGGAATTGTTTTTCTAAATATTCGAATAGGTAATACAGCATATTCTATTTTTTATTATTTGTTCTTATTGTAGATTTCTGCATGCGCAGGAATGACAAAAAAATTTATTTTTGTAATTGTTTTAATAATTCTTTTACAATTTTGAAATCATCAAAATCACTACGTTCTCCATTTACTTCTTGATAGGTTTCATGACCTTTTCCTGCTATTAATATAATATCTCCTTCGTTCGCCAATTGACAAGCAGTTTTAATAGCCTGTTTTCTATCTACAATAGACAACGTCTTCTTGAAATTTTGAGGTTCGACACCTTTTTCTACATCCTCTATAATAGTTCCAGGAACTTCAGTTCTTGGGTTATCGCTTGTAAAAATGGCTTTAGTACTTAAAGCTGAAGCAATATGCCCCATTTTTGGACGCTTTGTTTTATCTCTATCTCCACCACAACCAACAACAGTTATTAATTCTTCATTTTTAGTACGAATACTGTTTATTGTTTCTAATACATTCTTCAATGCATCTGGTGTATGTGCATAATCTACAATCGCTGTTACTTTTCCTTCAGAAATTAAATACTGAAATCTTCCACTTACGCTTTCCAAAAGACTTATTAAGCGAAGAATTTCTGTTTTCTCAAGTCCTAGCAATTCCGCTGTAGCGTAAATAGCCAAAACATTCGAAGCGTTAAATCCGCCAATTAATTTTGTCCAAACCTCACTATCGTTAACCTTTAGCAACATTCCACTAAAAGAGTTTTCAAGAATTTGAGCTTTATAGTCTGCGTAATTTTTTAATCCGTATTTATATTGTTTTGCTTTTGTATTCTGAAGCATTACTGCTCCATTTTTATCATCTGCATTCGTTATTGCAAAAGCATGCTTCCCAAGGTTATCGAAAAACGTTTTTTTAATGTCGCGATATTCAGCAAACGTGTTATGATAATCTAAATGATCGTGAGTAAGATTGGTAAAAACACCTCCTACAAACTCTAAACCTTCAGTTCTTTTTTGGTGAATACCATGAGAACTCACTTCCATGAAACAAAACTCAACTCCTTTGTCATTCATCTCCTTTAAATAACGATTAATCGTTAGAGAATCTGGCGTTGTATGTGTTGCCTTATAATCCTTTTCATCAACTTTAATAACAACAGTAGATAACAAACCTACTTTATAACCAGCCTTTTTAAAGAGCTGAAATAACAAGGTTGCGATGGTTGTTTTTCCGTTAGTTCCAGTAACACCAACTAATTTTAAATTTGATGATGGATTACCATAATAATTGGAAGCCATAACAGCTAATGCTGAACTAGAATCTTCTACTACGATATAACTAACACAATCTTTTAACGCTTCTGGCAACTGCTCACAAACCACAGCAACTGCACCTTGCTGCACTGCCTTTTCTATATAATCATGTCCATCTACAACACTTCCTTTTATTGCAACAAACAAATCGTTTACAACAATATTTTTTGAGTTAAAATGGATGCTACCTATAGACACACCTGTTGACCCAACAACGGCATTGATAGTAACCTTATATAATATATCTATTAATAAATTCACGATAATTCTAAAACTATAGTTTGATTTTTCTTTACTTTTTGTCCTTTTGGTATGGATTGCGATTTCACAACGCCATCACCATTCATTTTTACTTTTAACCCTAAATTTTCACACAAAGCCAAAGCATCCATTATCGGCAAACCAATTACACTTGGCATGATTGTTAAATAGGTATTTGCTATATCATAAAAATTTTGAAACTCTTTATCTATTGAAGCGTTTTCAACTTCCAAAGATTCTATCTCATCAATAATTGGTGTATCAGTAAAAATCTTTTGCGCAATACGCTTGAACACTGGACCTGTAACATCTGCTCCATAAAATCCAACTTTTATACTTGGTTTATGTATTACCACAATACAAGAGTACCTAGGATTCTCGACAGGAAAATAACCCGCAAAAGAAGACACATACTTTTTATCTTTTTTCCACTTTTCAAAATTGCTATAATCTGTTCTTGCAGTTCCTGTTTTTCCTGCCATAGAAAAGTATTTTGAATACATTCCTTTTCCGGTACCATACTCCACCACATTCTCTAAAAGCTTTTGTGCTTTTTTAATAGTTTCATCTGAAGCAATTTTCTTTACGCGCACTACTTTTTCAAAACTCTCAATCTCCCTATCTAACTCTTTTACCTGACGCAAAAAACGAGGCTTTAACATCTCACCATCATTAGCAATAGCATTATAAAATGTTAAGGTTTGCAATGGTGTTAATTGCATATTATAACCATAAGCCATTGAAGGCAATGCATTTCTACTCCAAATCTTATCACCTGGCTCTGGTATCACAGGATCTCCCTCACCTACAATTGGCAAGTCTAAATTTTCATGAAGCTTCCATTGTTTTAACCTATCTATAAACTTCTTTGGGTTTTTAGAATAGTTATCATCTATAATAGATGCTAAACCAATATTAGAAGATTTCTCGAATGCGATTCCGGCAGAAATTTTACCATAACCACGCGTATCTGTAATTCCTCTTCCATAAAATGTTTTGTACCCACTTTTAGTATCAATAATGGTAGAAGTATCTATAACTTTATCTTCTAAAGCAGCCATTATTGCCATTAATTTAAAAGTTGAACCAGGTTCGTGAGACTCCCAAACAGCATAATTTCTTTTCTCGTAATACTTACCAGATTTAGATTTCCCTAAGTTTGAAATAGCTCTAATCTCTCCAGTTTTAACTTCCATGACAACAACACAACCATGCTCTGCATCGTATTTTTCTAGTTGCTCTAATAAAGAGTGATGTGCAATATCCTGAATATTTACATTTATAGTTGTGTAAATATCATAACCATCTTGTGGTTCAATTTCATTAGAATCCTTAATAGGTTTCCACTGGCCTTTACCTATTTTCTGCTTCATTCGATGCCCATCGACACCTTTTAAATACTTCTCTCCAAATGCACCATCTAATCCTGCACGTGTTATATTACCATCTTCATCTGTTCGCTCATAACCTATAGTTCTCATAGAAATCCCTCCCATTGGATGTTCGCGCTTTGTTGTTTGCTCCACAATTAGACCACCTTTAAAAGCACCTAATTTTAATAATGGAAAATCGCGCAACCTTATATAATCTGAATACCCAATATCACGAGCCAACAAATAGTATCGGTTCTTTTTCGCGCGTGCTTTTCTTAAATTTTCTCTGTAATAACCAGAAGATCTTCCCGAGTATTTAGATAACGAATCGCACAATGGTCCAATTTGCTCCTGCCACACCTTTTTCTTTGGTGTTTTTGTATCTATTCTAATATCGTATTTAGGAATTGATGTTGCCAACAAGTTTCCGTTTACAGAATACACATTACCTCTGTTTGCAGGAATTGGCTTGTTTTCAATAGTTCCCTTATCTGCTAATTCGCGGTATTTATCACCATCCACATACTGGATTAGTAATAATTTTACAACCACAGCAAGGCCGAAGATGAACATACATCCAGCTACAAAATACAATCGGTTTAATATGTTCGTTTCGTTTACTGCCAAGACTGAACTACTCTTTATTTTGTGGTTTAACTTTTATTTTTTGAGGCGGAACTTCTGAAGTTTTCAAGCCTTTTTCTTTCATTTTTGCGGAGACGACAGATTCTTTTTTCAATTCCATCAATCGACCTCTACCTTCTATAAATGCCGAACGCAACTCTTTTGCCTCATTACCCAACCTTGCAATTTCGTATACTTTTTTATCTGCACTATGCGAACTTGCAATCATCACTATAGCCAAGCCAGAAACAAAGAAAATCATTCTCCAATTCTTGAAAGAATCGTCGCTAACTAGAAACGTTCCTCTTAATACGCTATAGATGTTTTTTTTCATCTTCAGTTTCCGCGAAAGCGGTATTTTTTTTAAAATACTTCTCGATACAATTTGTTCATACTTCACAAATCACTCGAAGTGACAATTTATTTAAATTTTTTCAGCAATACGAAGTTTAGCACTTCTAGATCTATTGTTTATTTTTATTTCTTCTGCTGAAGGAATAATTAACTTTCCAACCTTTTTAAGTGGTACTTCAAAATTCCCAAAAACATCTCTTTCTGGTTCACCTTCAAACAATCCGTTTCTTATAAAACGCTTCACCAATCTATCTTCTAAAGAATGATAACTTATTAAGCTTAACCTTCCATTAGGTTTTAAAACCTCTGGTGTTTGCGCTAGAAACTCTTTTAAAGCTTCAATTTCTTGATTCACCTCAATTCTAATGGCTTGATATATTTGAGCTAAAATTTTATTTTCATGCTTAGGAGACAAAAACTGCTTCATTACCTTTTTAAGCTGATCGCTAGTTTTTATCACTTCATCTTTACGAAATTCAACAATTAACTTTGCCATTGCTGGAGCTGCTCGCAACTCACCATATTGCAACAACACTTGCTTAATTTGCGCTTCGTCATACTCATTAATAACATGATATGCAGATAGCTGATTTTTTTGATTCATTCGCATATCCAACTCAGCTTCAAATCGTGTTGAAAAGCCACGCTCAGCAACATCGAATTGATGAGACGACACACCAAAATCTGCCAAAATCCCATCTACTTCTTTAACACCATAAAATCTTAAAAAACGTTTTATAAATCTAAAATTCTCATGAATAAGTGTAAATCTTGGATCATCAATTTTGTTTTCAAGCGCATCTGCATCTTGATCGAAAGCAAATAACTTTCCTTTTTCTCCAAGACGACTTAATATTTCTCTACTATGTCCACCACCACCAAAAGTGACATCCACATAGATTCCGTCTGGTTTAATATTTAAACCATCGACTGTTTCTTTTAATAATACTGGATTATGATATTCCATTTTCATCTTCATCTTGACCCATAACTTCTTCAGCTAAATCTGCAAAATCTACAGCTGCATCGTCAATGGCTTGTTCGTATTTATCCTTATCCCAAATCTCAACAATATTAATTGCCGAAGACACAACCACGTTTTTAGAAATACTAGCAAAAACCGTTAAATCCTTAGGAATCAACAATCTTCCACTCGCATCCACCTCAACCATTTTAACACCTGCAGTAAACCTACGGATGAAATCGTTGTTCTTTTTCTTAAAGCGATTAAGCTTGTTTACCTTTTGCATTAACACCTCCCATTCCGCCATTGGATACAATTCCAAACACGACTGAAAAACTGCTCGTTTCAACACAAAACCATTTTGCAACACAGGAGACAACTGCTTTTTAAGCGCAGCCGGAAGCATTAGCCTTCCTTTAGCGTCTGCTTTACATTCGTATGTTCCTATTAATGAGTTCAATGTGGGTTTTTTATATATAAACGTATAAGAGTCAAATATATTGAAAATTTTACCACATTTTACCACATTTTACCACTTTGTTAATAAGTAATTGAAATACGCTTGTGTTTTAAGCACAAAAAAAAGCCAGCCAACCTTTAAACACGTTGTTTTCAGACGATTAAGAAATAACAAAATTAGTAATAAACAACTGTTGATATGTACAATAGCATAGTTTTACGAAGTATCTAAATAATACTCTAATTATTTATTTGAAATAACTATATTTGCTTTAACCGATTGACTAAAAAACCCTAATGTCGCATACACTTATTACTGAAG includes these proteins:
- a CDS encoding penicillin-binding protein; this translates as MFIFGLAVVVKLLLIQYVDGDKYRELADKGTIENKPIPANRGNVYSVNGNLLATSIPKYDIRIDTKTPKKKVWQEQIGPLCDSLSKYSGRSSGYYRENLRKARAKKNRYYLLARDIGYSDYIRLRDFPLLKLGAFKGGLIVEQTTKREHPMGGISMRTIGYERTDEDGNITRAGLDGAFGEKYLKGVDGHRMKQKIGKGQWKPIKDSNEIEPQDGYDIYTTINVNIQDIAHHSLLEQLEKYDAEHGCVVVMEVKTGEIRAISNLGKSKSGKYYEKRNYAVWESHEPGSTFKLMAIMAALEDKVIDTSTIIDTKSGYKTFYGRGITDTRGYGKISAGIAFEKSSNIGLASIIDDNYSKNPKKFIDRLKQWKLHENLDLPIVGEGDPVIPEPGDKIWSRNALPSMAYGYNMQLTPLQTLTFYNAIANDGEMLKPRFLRQVKELDREIESFEKVVRVKKIASDETIKKAQKLLENVVEYGTGKGMYSKYFSMAGKTGTARTDYSNFEKWKKDKKYVSSFAGYFPVENPRYSCIVVIHKPSIKVGFYGADVTGPVFKRIAQKIFTDTPIIDEIESLEVENASIDKEFQNFYDIANTYLTIMPSVIGLPIMDALALCENLGLKVKMNGDGVVKSQSIPKGQKVKKNQTIVLELS
- the rsmH gene encoding 16S rRNA (cytosine(1402)-N(4))-methyltransferase RsmH, producing MEYHNPVLLKETVDGLNIKPDGIYVDVTFGGGGHSREILSRLGEKGKLFAFDQDADALENKIDDPRFTLIHENFRFIKRFLRFYGVKEVDGILADFGVSSHQFDVAERGFSTRFEAELDMRMNQKNQLSAYHVINEYDEAQIKQVLLQYGELRAAPAMAKLIVEFRKDEVIKTSDQLKKVMKQFLSPKHENKILAQIYQAIRIEVNQEIEALKEFLAQTPEVLKPNGRLSLISYHSLEDRLVKRFIRNGLFEGEPERDVFGNFEVPLKKVGKLIIPSAEEIKINNRSRSAKLRIAEKI
- a CDS encoding UDP-N-acetylmuramoyl-L-alanyl-D-glutamate--2,6-diaminopimelate ligase, which gives rise to MNLLIDILYKVTINAVVGSTGVSIGSIHFNSKNIVVNDLFVAIKGSVVDGHDYIEKAVQQGAVAVVCEQLPEALKDCVSYIVVEDSSSALAVMASNYYGNPSSNLKLVGVTGTNGKTTIATLLFQLFKKAGYKVGLLSTVVIKVDEKDYKATHTTPDSLTINRYLKEMNDKGVEFCFMEVSSHGIHQKRTEGLEFVGGVFTNLTHDHLDYHNTFAEYRDIKKTFFDNLGKHAFAITNADDKNGAVMLQNTKAKQYKYGLKNYADYKAQILENSFSGMLLKVNDSEVWTKLIGGFNASNVLAIYATAELLGLEKTEILRLISLLESVSGRFQYLISEGKVTAIVDYAHTPDALKNVLETINSIRTKNEELITVVGCGGDRDKTKRPKMGHIASALSTKAIFTSDNPRTEVPGTIIEDVEKGVEPQNFKKTLSIVDRKQAIKTACQLANEGDIILIAGKGHETYQEVNGERSDFDDFKIVKELLKQLQK
- the mraZ gene encoding division/cell wall cluster transcriptional repressor MraZ — encoded protein: MNSLIGTYECKADAKGRLMLPAALKKQLSPVLQNGFVLKRAVFQSCLELYPMAEWEVLMQKVNKLNRFKKKNNDFIRRFTAGVKMVEVDASGRLLIPKDLTVFASISKNVVVSSAINIVEIWDKDKYEQAIDDAAVDFADLAEEVMGQDEDENGIS
- a CDS encoding FtsL-like putative cell division protein — protein: MKKNIYSVLRGTFLVSDDSFKNWRMIFFVSGLAIVMIASSHSADKKVYEIARLGNEAKELRSAFIEGRGRLMELKKESVVSAKMKEKGLKTSEVPPQKIKVKPQNKE